The following proteins are co-located in the Phocoena phocoena chromosome 1, mPhoPho1.1, whole genome shotgun sequence genome:
- the TMEM125 gene encoding transmembrane protein 125, producing the protein MSEGGARAPPGRGLPPDVLAEQVELWWSQQPRRSALCFAVAVGLVAGCGAGGVALLSSTSSRSGEWRLAVGTVLCLLALLVLVKQLMSSAVQDMNCIRQPRHVALLRSGGGADALVVLLSGLVLLVTGLTLAGLAAAPAPARPLAAMLSVGITLAASGALLLLGLLLYQVAVSGHCPPTRAAAPSARSDHSGNGSVFSISGRLSAGQHHETTSSIASLI; encoded by the coding sequence ATGTCTGAGGGAGGGGCTCGGGCCCCGCCGGGCCGGGGGCTGCCGCCGGATGTGCTGGCAGAGCAGGTGGAGCTGTGGTGGTCCCAGCAGCCGCGGCGCTCAGCGCTCTGCTTCGCCGTGGCTGTGGGCCTCGTGGCGGGCTGTGGGGCGGGCGGCGTGGCCCTGCTGTCCTCCACCAGCAGCCGCTCGGGCGAGTGGCGTCTGGCGGTGGGCACGGTGCTCTGCCTGCTGGCCCTGCTGGTCCTGGTTAAGCAGCTGATGAGCTCGGCCGTGCAGGACATGAACTGCATCCGCCAGCCCCGCCACGTGGCCCTGCTCCGCAGCGGCGGCGGGGCCGACGCCCTGGTGGTGCTGCTCAGCGGCCTGGTGCTGCTGGTCACCGGCTTGACGCTGGCGGGGCTGGCCgccgcccctgcccccgcccgGCCGCTGGCCGCCATGCTGTCCGTGGGCATCACCCTGGCTGCCTCAGGTGCGCTCTTGCTGCTGGGCCTGCTGCTGTATCAGGTGGCCGTGAGCGGACACTGTCCCCCTACCCGCGCGGCCGCCCCCTCCGCCCGCAGTGACCACAGTGGGAATGGCAGCGTCTTCAGCATCTCAGGACGGTTGTCCGCTGGCCAGCATCACGAGACCACGTCCAGCATCGCCAGCCTCATCTGA